In the Ursus arctos isolate Adak ecotype North America unplaced genomic scaffold, UrsArc2.0 scaffold_19, whole genome shotgun sequence genome, one interval contains:
- the LOC113248021 gene encoding zinc finger protein 8, with the protein MNPEEEVTALAMATGLPAEWLQEPVTFRDVAVDFTQEEWGRLGPAQRTLYRDVMLETFGHLLSLGPELPKPEVISQLEQGAELWAAERGIAQGYCPGEKRPNGNSYWEQPKRRGSWTRKPSTAQGAWPS; encoded by the exons ATGAACCCCGAAGAGGAAGTGACAGCACTGGCGATGGCCACGGGGCTGCCAGCGGAATGGCTTCag GAGCCGGTGACCTTCCGGGATGTGGCGGTGGACTTCACCCAGGAAGAGTGGGGGCGGCTGGGCCCTGCCCAGAGAACCTTGTACCGTGATGTGATGCTGGAGACCTTTGGGCATCTGCTCTCTTTGG GGCCTGAGCTTCCAAAACCTGAAGTCATCTCCCAGCTGGAGCAAGGGGCTGAGCTATGGGCAGCAGAGAGAGGAATTGCCCAGGGCTACTGTCCAGGTGAGAAGCGGCCAAATGGGAACTCCTACTGGGAGCAGCCCAAAAG GCGGGGATCCTGGACCCGAAAGCCAAGCACCGCCCAAGGAGCATGGCCTTCCTGA